The window TAGCAGCCTATACTATGAAACAAATAGGCTCAGCAACTGGCCATAATGGAACAATTATTTCCAGTTTTGTTTACTTTTTGTCTTTGTCTACATATATACTGTACCTTTgcacaaaattttttaaaaacccaatagtATCTCTTTTAAGCTTTCATATTTCAGCAGAAAGTTTCTGAGACAGAGCAAGTAGCAATTCTGACTGTTGGTGAACATGATTTTGCCTCAAGTGGAGAAAAGCTCCACCTTACACATGGCCCTCGCCCTCCGTAACGTTACAAGGGAATGTGGTGCTTGACAGAccctgtttttccttcttctggTGTTCCTCACAGGTCATGCCCAGGTTCAATGgttccctttgctgctgctgctgctgctcctcatgtGGTAAGGAAGTCGCCTTCTGGCAGTGCCATGCCTCCAGTTGCTGGCCTTCTGCGATGCATCTCATCTGTGGGGATGCAGGGGGCTGTTGCACTTCCTGGGTTGCTGCTTCCTCTTTAGAGGGCATTAAACTGAGCAATCTGCTCTGGCCATCCCATCCCACATGCTGTTCCTTCAGAGAGTGTCTTTCTAGGCCACCAATGTCTGTGTTGTCTTTGCTTACACACTGTTCTAtttcagaattttcattcaaaGACAAAGAGCTGAGCTTTGCAAGTACTAAAGGCTGTTGCATTTCCAAGTAAAGAGCAGCCTGGTGATCCTCGTCATCCTTGTCACAAATGCCCTCGGGCCCAGTATCTCCACAGTCCAATTTTCTTTGCTGTTCTTTCTCGTAGCTTATATTATCAGTCAGCATGCTAATGTCTTCGAATACAACAGGCTCTTGGTACTCCTGTTCTTCAATACAGGCAATTTCCTTAGATCCAAAATGTGCATGATCCAGTCCTCCTTGCTGCTCTTTTTCATCTGTTATACTGTGGTGTTGTGTGCTAATTTGTTCTAGTAAAAGAAGTTTCTGTGTCtccaggtgcttctgctctgtaaTGTAGACGACAGCATCCTCGGGTGCATAATTCATATGAGCCAGTTTTTGAGGATTTATGGTAAACGTTGTACCAAGGGACAATGTGGTTATGTTTTTTGGGGCAACTGCTTGGAAAGCCACCTGGTGGGAATCGTATTGATTGTCTTCTGTTTTGCTGAAAACATTATCTGATGGGAAGCTTCTGGTGTCTTGTTCTTCTTCCTGTTTCTTCCTGTAGGTTGTGCCCTGGAATGAAAAGCTTATCGCTTGTGGTATAACAGGGATCTGGTGTCCCTGTTCAAGCAAATGTTGACAATCATTCCCCATCTCTTTAGGGGAGGTTTCTGTTACTAGGTCCACATGATGGAGCATCCCTTGCTCTTCTTGTTTCTCCTCTGTGCCCATAGTGGGCAAAATGTCTGGACATTTTAGTTCTACCAGCTGCTGCACCTCCTGGTGGAACAAGTCTTGGTAATCTTGGTTTTCACTGTGGGCATCTCCTTTAGAGACAGAATTCATCTCTCCACACATCACTTGTTTCTCCACTTTATGGGTAATGCCCATAAATGGTTGTTGCTCCAAAAGCTGATGTTCTTCATTGCATGGTATGCCTGGCTGGTTGGGCAGTTCCTGCAAGGATGTGACACCCTCAGAATCAGTACTAATGTCATTCTGTCCTCCTTGTGACTTCTTTTCATTGGCAATCGGTGTGCTGTTAAATTGCTCTAGATCTGTAGACTGTTGTCGCTCCTGGAATAGTGCGTTATGGTGGtgctgcttcagctccttctTACAAGGCACACTCTCCAATGTCACAGTTTCATTCTCTCCTCCTTCTTGTTGCTCCTTTTCATAGGCTGCTCCCTGTAGCAAAGCCCTCTGCAATTCAGGTCTTTCAGATTGCCTGGGTTTTTTGGCTGGCATAGCTAAAGACTCCTTCCCCTCTTCTAAGGGCACACCCTCTGATACAGCCGCCACTAAGTTTTTCTTTTCTGCTTCCAAAGATAATACACTCAGGCTGTCTAATCCTTCTTTTTGCTGCTGTGCCTTGCCTTGTGTCTTTGTATTATTTCTCCCTTCACATtctttctgcctttcttccagTTTGAAAGCATGCATCGGCACCAGTAGGTGCTGATCTGGAGTTTTTGTGTCATAGGGTTGGCTACATGATGGAAGAGCTAGTTTGGCCTCTGCTTGTGCAATCTCCAGTTCACCCTCAGATATTGTCCTCCAGTAGGGTTGCCCCATGTTCTGAGGTCCCTCCTCAAGCATTATTTCATTAAGGCATGGCTCTCCAGCATCCTTTTTTTTCCAGTTTCTCTTCTTTCTGTCCCTGGGTCTCCTTCCTGGTAAGTATATCCTCCTGCAGAGATATAAGGCAGGAAttaggtgtgtgcgtgtgcgcgggCTATTAGAAACAGTCCTTTCTCTCAGCCTTGTATCctaatgcattattattattattattattattattattatttattcagtttctatactgcccttccaaaaatggctcagggtgatttacacagagaaataataataaataagttggatacctgtccccaaagggcttacaatctaaaaagaaacatcagatagacaccagcaacagtcattggaggtcctgtgctgggggtggataggaccagttactctccctctgctaaataaagagaatcaccacattaaaaggtgcctctttgccaaaccatcacttctcagccttttggctaagatcgtGTGTAGCCTTAACCATCTAGCAGTGATCTCAGTCAGTGTGGCCCATTATAAGTTTGTGACTGCTTTACAAAGTGGGTGGAATGTGAGTGTCTCAAGCTAAGTTCCTTTCTCTCCTCCATAATCATCCTTTGGTTCTGTTTCCTGAGGAGAGCTACTCCTAAATATGGTCCTCAGTATTTGTGGGACTGTTTAGCCACTATGTGAGAGGACAATCACCCGTACCTTCTAGAGATGCAGCAACACAAAGCTGAAGCATGGAAACACCCCGGAGAGTGTTCTTCATCAGTAGCTGTCCCTTCTTCTTCATTGTCTCTACCACTTAGAACCCCGTCTTCATTCATGGTCTCAAAATAAAgggtaggatataaataaataaaagcaaagcaaatgttGAGTGTTAGAATGGAAATGCACTGAATCTTTGCCAGTATTTGGCTTCTACACTCTCACAGAAAACAATTTTGTTGACCACTGACATTGTTGACCATCTAGTGTGGCCCGTATCGCAGTAGCAAACTGAACTCTTCCCAGGCATCACCAGTTTATGACATCACCAGTTCTGGAAGGTTGTTGGGTAACCATGGCAGCATGGCTATGACTCCCACAAATCTGAATTTTCCTGCCATGATGTGACTTTGGTTTGCTTGTTGGAGACAAGATTACGTTAGATTTATGAATGTACAACCTTGACATTTTTCTTGATTCGGAATGTACTGCACCAGAACTTCTTTCCCACGCATCTCGTCCTTCATCTTCTGCCTTAGAAATCTTCTCTGTCTCCTGCtcgcttggcaaagaggcacttttcaaagtggtgattctcttaatattcagcaggaggagagtaactggtcctaacAAATTTCAGGACAGCATTCCTGCAGTGGCTGCTGTCTTCCTTGTTTCTTTTTGACTGTGAGCCTTTGGAGAACAGGGAAAATAGAAAAACTACCCTTTTTCTATTAAAACcactgagaacatttttgttgaaaagtggtgtataaataataCTAGTCATATTAGTAGCATGGTTCAGGTAGCTGGGGCATTATTGATCTGAGGTCCAGACTCACAGGGTCTAAGGTCTACAGCCCTTCCCCATTACACTTTCCTATGTTCTGTGACATCCTGTtcccacctggaggctttacagacagggtttCACCcctgaatctacttcagaggagagtgtgtgtgttcacacaccagccaaacttaccccggcgtccctttgagattcttggacccactccacacacaaatcaggcctgtgatgtgaattctagcttattattttattttatttatttgattgatttctataccgcccttccaaaaatggctcagggcagtttacacagagaaacaacaaataaataagatggatccctgtccccaaagggctcaccgtctaaaaagaaacacaagacagacgccagcaacagtcactcgaggtactgtgctgggggtggatagggccagttactctcccctaaataaagagaaccaccacgttaaaaggtgcctctttgccaagttagcaggggtgctcccggatttttaaaatgctggttttaagctactttttctgaaaacacagtagcaaacagggagaggcacagaagctcttctcgtgatccatgagaagagctgctgctgggtgtgcagggagagcaggcttagcccgctctccctgcagacgatcaaagaACAGCCCTGGGGTGggcggattggccgcccacatgactgccagctctgtcacggagccagcgggggctgcagggatcaggggccgcctggcccccagaagtcccaggacgCCCCGTGCAAgtacacagggcatcctggagagacttccgagcccaggaggctggctgcagcttcccagtagggggtctactcatgtgtcatctcctaccttgcttccacagaaccgaaaattgggagtgcacacagcgcCCAAACCCAAGtaaaatacagtttttgattgtgtgaataatctCAATATgttttatgagcccctggtggcgcagtggtaaaactgccgccctgtaaccagaaggttacaagttcgatcctgaccatgggctcaaggttgactcagccttccatccttccgaggtcggtaaaatgagtacccagaatgttgggggcaatatgctaaaattattgtaaaccgcttagagagctccagctatagagcggtatataaatgtaagtgctattgctattgctattgctattatcttCTTCCACTAAGCCTATCCATTGTCTTAAGAAAGGCAGACTTACCTTGAATCAGACTCTTGATTTGGGCTACTCTTGAAGCCTGAAACAAGCACAAGCCATGGAAAGAAAATTTTAAATACCTGTCTGTACCAGCCTGGGTTCTTGATCTGAGTACAAGGTTGCATTAGGGTAGTACAAATCTCCTGAATTTTGTGCCATTTGGATATTGCTGCAGGCAGTTCTCATTGCAGAACTATTTATTAAATCTGTTGCTTTCACATGTTCCATTTTCCACTCAGTATCCAGGAGAAAATTACAGAACTACTTATGCTTTGTCCTTAATCTGAAGGAGATGTATGACTTGCATTAAACCCCAGCTATTGTATGGTTGTCCTTGCTCACAGATTTAATTAATGAAATTTGAAATTTCTAAGTGATTTGTTCTGCTGAAAATTGTAAAGGGATAAAACTTCAAAACCCACTTTAGTACTTGATCAGTCTTCAGCTATTAATGCAGGAGAAATGTTTCTCAGAGAAAATTGCTCCATTGGATTCTACATGAACATTCAGAAGGAAATGCGATTACAGCTGTGCAACCACATTTCTTAGATGATCAAGCATATAAATGAAAGCCCAAGTATGTTGGACTGTCCCCGAGCTGAGTCCATTCCTACTATGTCACCTCTTTTGATGGTTAATAGGGCTTGAAATACAATCTTGCACACATTGAGAATCTGTCAGTTTTTCAAAATCTGCATTTTGATGTGCTGACTTCCACAAGCAAAATAGGAATTTGAAAATTTGAGTGAGAATTTCTACTCTAACAACACAAGTTTCAGCTGTAATTGGAATACTGCAGTGCCTAGCTAGTCACACATGTCActttggctgcattcgcatgtaacgaggaaccgcgggtccaatggacctgtggttccgccccacctcccactctcccagagaggtgggagagctggctgtgtgggcttctttcttgatGGAAGGACAATCAaaccgcacagccaatcacaccagagttgagggaggagcttcctcccttaactccagttccaAGGATCATAGCCTtcagttccaaatttggacatacagAAGGCTGCGtggaacctcaggttgtggcAATGAAATTCACTACAATCGAAGGGTTACAATtcgagttccaaatctgaaccctcagtttcttcACCGCACAAAACCTCATTTGCCCGCATTTGGATGTAAAGTCCACGGAACCACTGGCCTAAATAATGCAGTTCTGAATTATTTGCAGATGCAGCCACAGTCTCTGATATTAGCTGATGGTGCCCAATCAACATTCTTGGTGGTTGTCCTCACTTATGGAACTACCTTTCCTTAGAAAAATGCCAAAGTCTACGCCTATGCATTTTCTGAACCAGAATCCTTGCAGGACCAATCTATTTGGGCTGCTTTTAGGCCATTAGTATTAAAATCGTTGGCAGTCATATTTTTGATGGTACTTCAGTCTGATTGCATTTTGGATGTTCAtgggtttttggtgtgtgtgtgttttgattgtTACCTTCCCCAAGTCTTCAGGCTAGGGTAAGTTGTCAATAAAGAAATATGAATAATTTCTTTTCTTCATCAGAAtagaaaaacaaatctgatagttgtgtttcaaaaactgctggggagTGGGTAGGGGCTGAATTTCAGGTATTGAAATAAGAACTTGAGCTCTTCCCTAAAAGCTTAAAGGCAGAGCTCAAGTTCTTATTTCAGTACTTGAAACCATATGTCAATATGTCATCTGAGATACGTCAAAAGAGCCAACTTCCCATTCCATAGCATAATGGGCTGTAAGGCCTGCTGTTCCCTCCACCAGTCTGCTACAAAAGTGGTATAGGAACCAGAgaataaatagggatgtgcaaattctttcaaggtcaaatcaatttgacttgaatctggttgattcaagtgatttgacctCGAAACCAATCTGCCCTGACGCCCCTGGCCAGAATGgaactcaaatcaaatctctcCATATTCAATTTAAATCACTTTGAGATTCGAGTTATCTTAGTCATTAACATTTCATCCTGTTcctctgagcttctctgccaTTCGAGTTGGTTCTTTGCAGTGTATAATTATTGGCTGCTGATCCCCCTTGCATCTCGGTTGGCTTGTTATCCTGCAAATCCTGTGTTGCCAGGGGTAAATGTGCCAGAATTGGTTGTGTGGAGGGACAAGTTAGTATTGGAGGCAAATGGAGGGACTTTCAAATATACTTAAGGCAGCCTTTTCCTTCTGCCTCGTGGAGAGAGAACTGCTGCTTTCTGCTTCTGCTGAAGGAGTGAGGTGGACTGCTATGCTAcatgattttgtatttttctgccttagggaataatggggatttgaagttgccccatTATTCCCCTTGGGTAGTGCCTAGGTACTCCAGAGTGGGTATGGGGGTAGGCCAgtatgggtgccaacaaccaacGAAGCtgaaaggcagtggggtactcaagTAATATTTTGgggatttttatgtattttagattctctggtgttaacta of the Hemicordylus capensis ecotype Gifberg chromosome 3, rHemCap1.1.pri, whole genome shotgun sequence genome contains:
- the LOC128349717 gene encoding uncharacterized protein LOC128349717, with product MNEDGVLSGRDNEEEGTATDEEHSPGCFHASALCCCISRRRIYLPGRRPRDRKKRNWKKKDAGEPCLNEIMLEEGPQNMGQPYWRTISEGELEIAQAEAKLALPSCSQPYDTKTPDQHLLVPMHAFKLEERQKECEGRNNTKTQGKAQQQKEGLDSLSVLSLEAEKKNLVAAVSEGVPLEEGKESLAMPAKKPRQSERPELQRALLQGAAYEKEQQEGGENETVTLESVPCKKELKQHHHNALFQERQQSTDLEQFNSTPIANEKKSQGGQNDISTDSEGVTSLQELPNQPGIPCNEEHQLLEQQPFMGITHKVEKQVMCGEMNSVSKGDAHSENQDYQDLFHQEVQQLVELKCPDILPTMGTEEKQEEQGMLHHVDLVTETSPKEMGNDCQHLLEQGHQIPVIPQAISFSFQGTTYRKKQEEEQDTRSFPSDNVFSKTEDNQYDSHQVAFQAVAPKNITTLSLGTTFTINPQKLAHMNYAPEDAVVYITEQKHLETQKLLLLEQISTQHHSITDEKEQQGGLDHAHFGSKEIACIEEQEYQEPVVFEDISMLTDNISYEKEQQRKLDCGDTGPEGICDKDDEDHQAALYLEMQQPLVLAKLSSLSLNENSEIEQCVSKDNTDIGGLERHSLKEQHVGWDGQSRLLSLMPSKEEAATQEVQQPPASPQMRCIAEGQQLEAWHCQKATSLPHEEQQQQQQREPLNLGMTCEEHQKKEKQGLSSTTFPCNVTEGEGHV